From a region of the Fischerella sp. JS2 genome:
- a CDS encoding SUMF1/EgtB/PvdO family nonheme iron enzyme, with the protein MGRNWAIVVGINNYNNLQQLKCAKRDAEAMVTWFQDEARFDAVLPFTEDSPPIYQVDIYKANPPIPTQPTYANFRRFLRANFEKPLLETGDNLWFFFAGHGCRENDRDYLMFLDSDPGDVEHTAIPIDYVTQRLRRSGADNVVLFLDACRNEGGRGGLGIGKEHPGVITFYSCSPQEKAYEIEALNQGSFTHVLLEALRIQGEGNCATVERLYQHLCYYVPELNRRYNQPRQTPYTVADPATKLHLILLPRQATLTDVTILKNDAWEAEAEGNLELAEQLWIRVLAVSIADRQAINAIKRIALRQGQPITHPNPETVISSTTQPVTSSRGDTPTPKNQLPIFQFEIITVNDRGKEIRRDKRQAEYFTENLGNGVTLEMVAIPGGSFTMGAPENEEGSTDDERPQHQVTVQPFFMGKYPITQAQWRVVAALPRVELDLKSEPSYFKGDHLPVECVNWYDAVEFCARLARKTGRDYRLPSEAEWEYACRAGTTTPFHFGETITTDLANYQGTDKKEFYKYKWSGSYGRGPKGIYREKTTPVGSFPPNAFGLYDMHGNVWEWCQDTGHENYQGAPTDGRAWLGNNDNDNQIRLLRGGSWLYYPESCRSAYRFGSNPDDDNYIVGFRVVCFVAPRTK; encoded by the coding sequence ATGGGTAGGAATTGGGCGATCGTTGTCGGCATAAACAATTACAATAATCTTCAGCAACTCAAGTGTGCCAAGCGAGATGCTGAAGCAATGGTAACTTGGTTCCAAGATGAAGCCAGGTTTGATGCAGTTTTGCCGTTTACCGAAGATTCTCCCCCGATTTATCAAGTAGACATCTACAAAGCTAATCCGCCGATACCAACTCAGCCTACCTACGCTAATTTTCGCCGTTTTTTACGGGCAAACTTTGAAAAACCACTGTTGGAAACAGGAGATAATCTTTGGTTTTTCTTTGCTGGACATGGTTGTCGTGAAAATGATCGTGACTATCTCATGTTTTTGGATAGTGATCCAGGAGATGTAGAACATACGGCAATCCCAATTGATTATGTTACCCAAAGATTGCGCCGCAGTGGGGCTGATAATGTAGTCTTGTTTTTAGATGCTTGCCGTAATGAAGGAGGTAGAGGCGGTTTAGGAATTGGTAAAGAACATCCAGGAGTGATCACGTTTTATTCTTGCAGTCCTCAAGAGAAAGCCTACGAAATTGAAGCTTTAAATCAAGGATCATTCACTCATGTCTTGCTAGAAGCTTTGCGGATACAAGGAGAGGGTAATTGTGCTACTGTTGAGCGACTCTACCAACACTTGTGTTATTATGTTCCAGAACTAAATCGTCGCTACAATCAGCCCAGACAAACTCCATACACTGTCGCTGATCCTGCAACCAAGCTGCATTTAATTCTTTTACCCAGGCAAGCAACCCTAACCGATGTCACTATCCTCAAAAACGATGCATGGGAAGCTGAAGCGGAAGGAAACCTAGAACTAGCTGAACAATTATGGATTCGAGTGTTAGCAGTTTCGATCGCAGACCGACAGGCGATTAATGCGATTAAAAGAATTGCTTTACGTCAAGGACAACCGATTACACATCCAAACCCTGAAACTGTAATTTCATCAACTACTCAACCTGTCACTTCCTCAAGAGGAGACACACCAACCCCAAAAAATCAATTACCGATTTTTCAGTTTGAAATCATCACTGTTAACGACAGAGGTAAAGAAATTAGGCGAGACAAACGTCAAGCCGAATATTTCACTGAAAATCTTGGCAATGGTGTCACCTTAGAAATGGTTGCTATCCCTGGTGGAAGCTTTACTATGGGCGCACCAGAAAATGAAGAAGGAAGTACTGATGATGAACGTCCTCAACACCAAGTCACTGTTCAACCCTTCTTTATGGGTAAATATCCGATAACTCAGGCGCAGTGGCGAGTAGTCGCAGCATTACCCAGAGTAGAACTGGATTTGAAGTCAGAGCCTTCTTATTTTAAAGGTGATCATCTCCCGGTAGAATGCGTTAATTGGTATGATGCTGTCGAGTTCTGTGCTAGACTGGCGCGAAAAACAGGACGTGATTATCGCCTCCCCAGTGAAGCTGAGTGGGAGTATGCTTGTCGCGCAGGAACGACTACGCCATTTCATTTTGGTGAGACGATTACGACGGATTTAGCAAATTATCAAGGTACAGATAAAAAAGAATTCTATAAATATAAATGGTCAGGTTCTTATGGTCGAGGTCCTAAAGGGATCTATCGTGAAAAAACAACTCCTGTAGGTAGTTTTCCACCTAATGCCTTTGGACTTTACGATATGCACGGGAATGTCTGGGAGTGGTGTCAAGATACCGGGCATGAAAACTATCAAGGAGCGCCAACAGATGGCAGAGCTTGGCTAGGTAATAATGATAATGATAATCAAATCCGGCTGCTGCGCGGTGGTTCTTGGCTCTACTATCCTGAGAGTTGCCGTTCTGCCTATCGTTTCGGGAGCAACCCAGACGACGACAACTACATCGTCGGGTTTCGGGTGGTCTGTTTCGTTGCGCCGAGGACTAAATAG
- the avd gene encoding diversity-generating retroelement protein Avd — MEELSIIQKTYDLIKWYVPILNSLPNSHKFTLANRIINELYNLLDGLIIARYAKDKLNKLESLNSQLDILRYQTRLLFDFKLIPVHRYEYAGKIINEIGLELGGWIKQQNKLK, encoded by the coding sequence ATGGAAGAATTATCAATTATTCAAAAAACCTACGATTTAATTAAATGGTACGTTCCAATCCTCAACAGTCTGCCCAATTCTCATAAATTTACTTTAGCAAACAGAATAATCAATGAATTGTACAATTTATTAGATGGTTTAATTATTGCCCGTTATGCGAAAGATAAATTAAATAAATTAGAATCGCTGAATAGTCAATTAGATATTTTACGTTATCAAACACGTCTGTTATTTGATTTTAAATTAATTCCAGTACATAGATACGAATATGCAGGAAAAATAATCAACGAAATTGGTCTGGAATTAGGTGGATGGATTAAACAGCAGAATAAGTTAAAGTGA
- a CDS encoding RNA-directed DNA polymerase, producing MKRYGNLYSQIIDFENILAAARKAQKGKRFRENVLAFNYNLEGELTKLQQELIYKTYQPGTYRTFYIKEPKSRMISAAPYRDRVVHHALCNVIVPQIESTFISDSYANRLGFGTHRALHRFTKFARSSRYVLQCDIQKYFPSIDHKILKNLLRRKIKCPDTLWLIDTIIDNSNEQLAAIEYFESDYLLTPVERRRGLPIGNLTSQFFANVYLNNFDHFVKEQLKVKKYLRYVDDFALFSDDRGFLSEARLAIEEYLAKLRLKIHPVKSQLFETKHGANFVGFRILTDRIRVRTENLRRAKRRLRKMHNDYIHGKISQEKVSQSIQSWFAHLEHGDTWQLCQQIFAALAWTRE from the coding sequence ATGAAACGCTACGGTAATCTTTATTCTCAAATTATTGATTTTGAAAATATTTTAGCAGCAGCCAGGAAAGCACAAAAAGGTAAGCGATTTCGAGAAAACGTGTTAGCTTTCAACTATAACTTAGAAGGTGAACTGACGAAATTACAACAAGAACTAATCTACAAAACATATCAACCTGGTACTTATAGAACTTTTTATATTAAAGAACCAAAAAGTCGCATGATTTCTGCTGCTCCTTATCGTGATAGAGTAGTGCATCATGCCTTATGTAATGTTATTGTTCCTCAAATTGAATCCACATTTATTTCTGATTCTTACGCTAATCGGTTAGGATTTGGTACTCATCGCGCTTTACATCGCTTTACTAAATTTGCTCGTAGCAGTCGCTATGTGCTTCAGTGTGATATTCAGAAATATTTTCCCAGCATCGACCACAAAATTTTGAAAAATCTCCTCCGTCGGAAAATTAAATGTCCGGATACTCTTTGGTTAATTGATACTATCATCGACAACAGCAATGAACAGTTAGCAGCAATTGAATATTTTGAGTCAGATTATTTATTAACACCAGTAGAAAGACGCCGGGGTTTGCCAATTGGGAATCTTACCAGTCAATTTTTTGCAAATGTCTATCTCAATAATTTTGACCATTTTGTTAAAGAACAACTCAAAGTAAAAAAATATCTTCGTTATGTCGATGACTTTGCTTTATTCTCAGATGACAGGGGATTTTTAAGTGAAGCACGATTAGCTATTGAAGAATATTTAGCCAAATTAAGACTAAAAATTCATCCAGTAAAAAGTCAATTATTTGAAACAAAGCACGGCGCTAATTTTGTTGGTTTTCGCATCTTGACAGACCGCATCCGAGTACGTACAGAAAACTTGCGAAGGGCAAAACGCAGATTGAGAAAAATGCACAATGACTACATTCACGGTAAGATTAGCCAAGAGAAAGTATCCCAATCAATTCAGAGTTGGTTTGCTCATTTAGAGCATGGTGATACTTGGCAGTTGTGTCAACAGATATTTGCTGCACTCGCTTGGACGAGGGAGTAA
- a CDS encoding GNAT family N-acetyltransferase: MNSYYQDFLIRDWEEGDRIPASEVIRWVLAEYGLGWEPDGADRDVLQVEECYLATGGEFWVIEYQNQVVGTGAYYPIKRGEKAVEIRKMYLLPSVRGVGLGKYLLQELEGAIARRGFQQIWIETASVLAQAVKLYESNGYKAATGIETTRCDRVYVKLVNEYF, encoded by the coding sequence ATGAATAGTTATTATCAAGATTTTTTGATTCGTGATTGGGAAGAAGGCGATCGCATTCCGGCTTCTGAAGTTATTCGGTGGGTGTTAGCAGAGTATGGTCTTGGTTGGGAACCAGATGGTGCTGATCGGGATGTGTTGCAAGTGGAAGAATGTTATTTAGCTACGGGTGGGGAGTTTTGGGTAATTGAATACCAAAATCAAGTTGTAGGTACGGGGGCATATTATCCCATAAAAAGGGGCGAAAAAGCTGTAGAAATCAGGAAAATGTATCTTTTGCCGAGTGTTAGGGGTGTAGGGTTAGGGAAATATTTGTTACAAGAGTTGGAAGGTGCGATCGCCCGTCGTGGTTTTCAGCAAATTTGGATTGAAACCGCCAGCGTTTTAGCTCAAGCAGTTAAGTTATATGAAAGTAATGGTTACAAAGCTGCAACAGGTATAGAGACAACACGGTGCGATCGGGTTTATGTGAAACTTGTTAACGAGTATTTTTGA
- a CDS encoding ATP-binding sensor histidine kinase, protein MSTINHASVIPGYEISEHLYTGSRTLVYRGVREKDSLAVVIKLLASEYPSFNELLQFRNQYTISKNLDIPGIIHPLSLEAYGNGYILVMADTGGISLREYIKNTILSLEEFLAVAIQLINILHDLHQNLVIHKDIKPANILIHPQTKQVQLIDFSIASLLPKETQEIKSPNGLEGTLAYISPEQTGRMNRGIDYRSDFYSLGVTFYELLTGELPFISDDPMELVHCHIAKMPTRRNKEEIPQVLWDIVSKLMAKNAEDRYQSALGLQHDLETCLRQLKDTGKITYFEIAKRDLCDRFLIPEKLYGREVEVQTLLDAFDRVADGTSEMMLVAGFSGIGKTAVVNEVHKPITRQQGYFIKGKFDQFNRNIPFSAFVQALRDLMGQLLSESDIQLQTWKTKILAAVGDNGQVLIEVIPELEWVIGKQPIAPELSGSAAQNRFNLLFQKFIEVFTTVEHPLVMFLDDLQWADSASVQLIKLLMGDKGYLLLLGAYRDNEVSPVHPFILTVEELKKAGKTVNTITLAPLTFDDTNQLVADTLHCSTQRSQPLTELIDRKTKGNPFFTTQFLKALHEDGYIRFNHLSKSGGWECDISQINAVSLTDDVVEFMAQQLQKLPSQTQQVLKLGACIGNQFDLATLAIVSEKSEADTAAALWKALQEGLILPQTEVYKFYLTHDELSVNTEKIANVAYRFLHDRVQQAAYSLIPEVQKQSTHLKIGRLLLQNTPTDQQEEEIFAIVNQLNYGVELIAEADEQEHLSRLNLIAGCKAKNSTAYGAAVEYFKVAMDLLPTNSWQSSYELTLAIYESAAEAEYLNTNFESSKSLVDILLKNAKSPLEKVRTYEIQIQSYTAQNKFIEAIATGKEALQLLDLTLPEDSNTQMIFAEHQQLQQLLMNQLIAALADMPEITNPKYLVALRILSGLFAPVYIAKPMLLPLKIFTMIRICIQNGNSPQAAIAYSLYGLFLCSIGAIEDGYQFGRLAVQLLDKFQTKELKSRVYLTYSLFIKHWKDAIKSTLILFLDGLQSGLETGNLEYVGYCANCYCQFLFWSGENLENAAREADKYCDLMQQIKQEVSLIWGNIWRQTVKNLQGEAVNPCQLNGENFNEIEMLPTLIATNNINGICYVYLAKSLLAYLFGEYESAWEYSQKFEQYEQGAAGLLIIPLRNFYQSLSLLALCHQANEAQQQLYLQKVAENQAKMQEWAYHAPVNYQHKYNLIVAEQARITGDKLQAADYYEMAIQEAIANGYVQEAAIANELAAKFYLDWNKEKVAQAYMQEAYYCYARWGAKAKTNDLEQRYPQLLKPILQQRRLNLNPFETIATITRSSTSRSTHTSTTASSSIADILDFTCVIKAAQAISSSIELEELIINLTRIILENSGAKKTVLILLQENTCQVRAITFISHKNKPQGEIQSILVSESTDTCEYIPRRIINYVKNTQETVVIDNCQTDIPGLIGQYMLEYKPKSVLCTPIINQGHLVGILYLENKLTSGVFTSDRLSVINLLCTQAAISLEKAQLYTNLQASEARFLRLAENAPGMIYQFQLSPEGMPKFNYISPGCYGIYEVSPEEIVADANKLLSLTHPEDIVHYQESVAISAQTLQSWQYQGRIITPSGKVKWIHAASRPVKQTDGTIIWDGLLLDITERKQAEAAVKQKSQELEKALQDLQHAQLQIIQNEKMSALGNLVAGVAHEMNNPLGFIFATLRQAKPIVADITEHLKLYQVTLPNPSEEILEHAAEIDLDYSLEDLPKMIDAMVMACDRLQNISTSLRTFSRADKDYKVAFNIHEGIDSTILILKHRLKANEKRPAIEVFTEYANLPQIECFPGQLNQVFMNILANAIDALDEASIGRTLEEMKANPHRITVKTSVENNNVKISIADNGKGMSEDVKNRIFDHLFTTKGVGKGTGLGLAIARQIVVEKHSGTIAVNSVLGEGTEFVISLPMKGRWGDGEVGDGVMGRWGGGGMG, encoded by the coding sequence ATGAGTACTATAAATCATGCTTCTGTTATCCCCGGATATGAAATTAGCGAACATTTGTACACTGGTTCCAGAACTTTGGTATACCGAGGGGTGAGAGAAAAGGATTCTCTGGCTGTGGTTATTAAGCTTCTTGCCTCTGAATATCCTAGTTTCAACGAATTACTGCAATTTCGCAATCAATACACTATTAGCAAAAATCTCGATATTCCCGGTATCATTCATCCTTTATCATTGGAAGCCTATGGTAATGGTTATATTTTGGTGATGGCGGATACTGGGGGAATTTCTTTACGAGAGTACATAAAAAATACTATTCTCTCTCTGGAAGAATTTTTGGCAGTAGCAATCCAATTAATTAATATTCTCCACGATTTACACCAAAACCTAGTCATCCACAAAGACATTAAACCTGCGAACATCCTGATTCATCCTCAAACAAAACAAGTTCAACTGATCGACTTTAGTATCGCTTCATTACTTCCTAAAGAAACCCAAGAAATTAAAAGTCCCAATGGTTTAGAAGGAACACTCGCTTATATTTCCCCGGAACAAACTGGCAGAATGAACCGAGGGATTGACTACCGCAGCGATTTTTATTCTCTTGGTGTGACGTTTTATGAGTTATTAACAGGAGAGTTACCTTTTATATCTGATGATCCGATGGAGTTGGTGCATTGTCATATTGCGAAAATGCCGACACGGAGGAACAAAGAAGAGATTCCCCAAGTATTATGGGATATTGTGAGCAAATTAATGGCGAAAAATGCCGAAGATAGATATCAGAGTGCTTTGGGATTACAGCACGATTTAGAAACTTGTTTGCGTCAACTAAAAGATACTGGCAAAATTACATATTTTGAAATTGCTAAGCGGGATTTGTGCGATCGCTTTCTCATCCCCGAAAAACTTTATGGACGGGAAGTGGAAGTGCAGACGTTACTTGATGCTTTTGATCGCGTCGCTGATGGCACATCGGAAATGATGCTTGTGGCGGGATTTTCGGGTATTGGTAAAACGGCTGTTGTTAATGAAGTCCACAAGCCTATTACCCGTCAGCAAGGGTATTTCATCAAAGGCAAGTTTGATCAGTTTAATCGCAACATTCCTTTTTCTGCCTTTGTGCAAGCTTTGCGGGATTTGATGGGACAATTGCTGTCGGAATCTGATATCCAACTGCAAACCTGGAAAACTAAGATTTTGGCAGCTGTGGGAGACAATGGACAAGTTCTGATTGAAGTCATTCCCGAACTAGAGTGGGTGATTGGCAAACAACCGATCGCACCCGAACTTTCAGGTAGTGCGGCACAGAATCGCTTTAATTTGCTGTTCCAAAAGTTCATTGAAGTGTTTACGACTGTGGAACATCCACTAGTGATGTTTTTGGATGACTTACAGTGGGCAGATTCGGCTTCTGTTCAGTTGATCAAACTGCTGATGGGGGATAAGGGGTATCTGCTGTTGTTGGGGGCTTATCGTGACAATGAAGTTTCACCAGTACACCCATTCATCTTAACGGTGGAGGAACTGAAGAAAGCTGGGAAGACTGTCAATACAATTACTCTCGCCCCCCTTACTTTTGATGATACGAATCAGTTGGTTGCTGATACGTTGCATTGTTCAACTCAGCGATCGCAACCTCTGACGGAATTAATTGATCGCAAAACCAAAGGTAATCCCTTTTTCACAACGCAGTTTCTCAAAGCCTTACACGAAGATGGATACATTAGGTTTAACCACCTTAGCAAGTCAGGAGGCTGGGAATGTGATATTTCTCAAATTAATGCGGTGTCTCTCACCGATGATGTGGTGGAATTTATGGCGCAGCAGTTACAAAAATTGCCTAGCCAAACCCAACAGGTTCTCAAGTTAGGGGCTTGTATCGGCAATCAATTTGATTTAGCCACCTTGGCGATTGTTTCAGAAAAATCAGAAGCAGATACGGCGGCGGCTTTGTGGAAAGCGTTACAGGAAGGATTGATTCTGCCGCAAACTGAGGTATATAAATTTTATTTGACTCATGATGAACTAAGTGTAAATACAGAAAAAATCGCAAATGTTGCCTATCGGTTTCTCCACGATCGCGTCCAACAAGCTGCCTATTCACTAATTCCAGAAGTACAAAAACAGTCAACCCACCTGAAAATTGGGCGATTGTTGTTACAGAATACACCAACAGACCAGCAAGAGGAAGAAATTTTTGCGATCGTTAACCAACTCAATTATGGAGTGGAGTTAATTGCGGAAGCTGACGAACAAGAACATCTTTCTCGGTTAAATCTGATAGCTGGTTGTAAAGCCAAAAACTCGACTGCTTACGGCGCAGCGGTGGAGTATTTCAAAGTAGCAATGGATCTTTTACCAACAAATTCTTGGCAAAGCAGCTATGAATTGACTTTGGCTATTTACGAATCTGCGGCTGAGGCAGAATATCTGAATACAAACTTTGAATCATCAAAATCTTTAGTAGATATTCTCCTCAAAAATGCTAAATCTCCCTTGGAAAAAGTTCGTACCTATGAGATTCAAATCCAATCTTATACGGCACAAAATAAATTTATTGAAGCGATCGCTACAGGTAAAGAAGCACTGCAATTACTAGACTTGACTTTGCCTGAAGACAGTAACACTCAAATGATTTTTGCTGAACATCAGCAGTTGCAACAATTGTTGATGAATCAATTGATCGCAGCCTTGGCAGATATGCCAGAAATAACTAATCCAAAATACTTGGTGGCGCTTCGGATTTTATCGGGTTTGTTTGCCCCGGTTTATATAGCTAAACCTATGTTGCTACCACTCAAGATTTTTACCATGATCAGAATTTGTATCCAAAATGGTAATTCACCCCAGGCAGCTATTGCTTATAGTCTTTATGGATTGTTCTTGTGTAGTATTGGTGCTATTGAAGATGGGTATCAGTTTGGGCGACTGGCGGTACAACTGTTAGATAAATTTCAAACTAAAGAACTTAAAAGTAGAGTTTATCTAACATATAGTCTGTTTATTAAACACTGGAAAGATGCCATTAAATCTACATTAATTTTGTTTTTAGATGGATTGCAAAGTGGATTAGAAACCGGAAATTTAGAATATGTAGGCTATTGTGCTAATTGCTATTGTCAGTTTCTGTTTTGGAGTGGAGAAAATCTAGAAAATGCTGCCCGAGAAGCAGATAAATATTGCGACCTGATGCAGCAAATTAAACAGGAAGTATCTTTGATTTGGGGAAATATCTGGCGGCAGACTGTGAAAAATTTGCAAGGCGAAGCTGTCAATCCCTGTCAATTAAATGGCGAGAATTTTAACGAAATAGAGATGTTGCCGACTTTGATTGCCACTAATAATATTAATGGTATTTGTTATGTCTATCTCGCCAAATCACTACTGGCTTATCTATTTGGTGAATACGAATCTGCTTGGGAATATTCTCAAAAATTTGAGCAGTATGAACAGGGTGCAGCAGGCTTATTAATAATTCCTTTACGCAATTTCTATCAATCTCTGAGTTTGTTAGCCCTTTGTCATCAAGCAAATGAAGCACAGCAACAACTTTATCTCCAGAAAGTAGCCGAAAATCAGGCAAAAATGCAGGAATGGGCATACCATGCGCCTGTCAATTACCAGCATAAATATAATTTAATTGTGGCTGAACAAGCGCGTATAACTGGGGATAAGCTACAAGCCGCAGATTATTACGAAATGGCTATCCAAGAAGCGATCGCTAATGGCTATGTTCAAGAAGCAGCGATCGCCAATGAACTCGCAGCCAAGTTCTACCTCGACTGGAACAAAGAAAAAGTTGCCCAAGCATATATGCAGGAGGCGTATTATTGTTATGCACGTTGGGGAGCAAAAGCCAAGACCAATGATTTAGAACAACGCTATCCCCAACTTCTCAAACCCATCCTGCAACAACGACGACTCAATCTCAATCCTTTTGAAACGATTGCGACTATTACCCGTAGTTCCACTTCTAGATCAACTCACACTTCTACTACAGCTAGTAGTAGTATTGCCGATATTCTAGATTTTACTTGTGTGATCAAAGCCGCTCAAGCAATTTCCAGCAGCATCGAATTAGAAGAATTAATTATCAACCTGACGCGAATTATCTTAGAAAATTCTGGTGCGAAAAAAACTGTCTTAATTCTCCTCCAAGAAAATACTTGCCAAGTAAGAGCAATTACTTTTATTAGCCACAAGAACAAACCACAAGGTGAAATCCAAAGTATTCTGGTTTCAGAATCAACCGATACTTGTGAATATATACCAAGAAGAATAATTAATTATGTCAAAAATACCCAAGAAACTGTTGTTATAGATAATTGTCAAACAGATATTCCCGGGCTAATTGGTCAATATATGCTCGAATATAAACCCAAGAGTGTATTGTGTACCCCAATTATTAACCAAGGGCATTTAGTAGGTATTTTATATCTAGAAAATAAACTGACATCTGGAGTATTTACAAGCGATCGCCTCAGTGTCATTAACTTACTTTGCACTCAAGCAGCTATATCTCTAGAAAAAGCTCAATTATACACTAATTTACAAGCAAGTGAAGCCCGCTTTTTACGATTAGCAGAAAATGCTCCTGGTATGATTTACCAGTTCCAACTTTCTCCAGAAGGTATGCCAAAATTTAACTATATCAGCCCTGGATGCTATGGAATTTACGAAGTTTCACCAGAGGAAATAGTCGCAGACGCTAACAAATTACTTTCCTTGACTCACCCAGAAGACATTGTCCATTATCAAGAGTCTGTAGCAATTTCTGCTCAAACCTTGCAATCTTGGCAATATCAAGGACGAATTATTACCCCTTCCGGTAAAGTCAAATGGATTCATGCTGCATCTCGTCCGGTCAAACAAACTGATGGCACAATTATTTGGGATGGTTTGTTATTAGATATCACAGAACGCAAACAAGCAGAAGCTGCTGTCAAACAAAAATCCCAAGAATTAGAAAAAGCATTACAAGATTTACAACACGCCCAATTACAAATTATTCAAAATGAAAAAATGTCTGCACTAGGTAATTTAGTAGCCGGGGTAGCCCATGAAATGAATAATCCTCTCGGCTTTATTTTTGCTACTCTTAGACAAGCTAAACCTATTGTTGCTGATATTACCGAACACCTGAAATTATATCAAGTAACTTTACCCAATCCTAGCGAAGAAATTCTTGAACATGCCGCAGAAATAGACTTGGATTATAGCTTAGAAGACTTGCCGAAGATGATAGATGCAATGGTAATGGCGTGCGACAGGTTGCAAAATATCAGCACTAGTTTAAGAACTTTCTCCCGTGCTGATAAAGATTATAAAGTTGCATTTAATATCCACGAAGGTATCGATAGTACAATTTTAATTCTCAAACATCGCCTTAAAGCTAATGAAAAACGTCCAGCAATTGAAGTTTTCACTGAGTACGCAAACTTACCTCAAATCGAGTGTTTTCCTGGACAATTAAATCAGGTATTTATGAATATTTTGGCAAATGCGATCGATGCTTTAGATGAAGCAAGTATAGGGCGTACTTTGGAGGAAATGAAGGCAAATCCTCACAGAATTACAGTTAAAACCTCAGTCGAAAATAACAACGTAAAAATATCAATTGCTGATAATGGAAAAGGGATGAGTGAAGATGTGAAAAACCGAATATTTGACCACTTATTTACTACCAAAGGGGTTGGTAAGGGAACAGGATTAGGGTTAGCGATCGCACGACAAATTGTGGTTGAGAAACATAGCGGGACAATTGCAGTTAATTCTGTTTTGGGAGAAGGTACGGAGTTTGTCATTTCTTTACCGATGAAGGGGAGGTGGGGTGATGGGGAGGTGGGGGATGGGGTGATGGGGAGGTGGGGTGGTGGGGGGATGGGGTGA
- a CDS encoding tRNA-(ms[2]io[6]A)-hydroxylase: protein MLSSALPTINILKQSTSSAWVEQAISNLDIILLDHAQCERKAAGVALNLMFRYPSNAKMVRELTKIAREELEHFEQVNQWLEDRNIPMRPLTPPPYGAGLKAQIRPKEPDRFLDSLLVSGLIEARSHERLGLLATHCPEPKLAKFYHGLMASEARHFGTYWVLADSYFDREIVIQRLDELAIIESELLVNLHPEPRIHS, encoded by the coding sequence GTGCTGTCTTCTGCTTTACCAACAATTAACATTCTCAAACAATCCACCAGTTCTGCTTGGGTAGAACAGGCTATATCTAATTTAGACATTATCCTCCTCGACCACGCTCAATGTGAACGCAAAGCTGCTGGTGTGGCGTTGAACTTGATGTTTCGCTATCCTTCCAATGCCAAGATGGTACGGGAACTAACTAAAATTGCCCGCGAAGAACTTGAACATTTTGAGCAAGTAAATCAATGGCTAGAAGATAGAAATATACCTATGCGCCCCCTGACACCACCTCCCTATGGTGCAGGTTTAAAAGCCCAAATCCGCCCTAAAGAACCCGATCGCTTTTTAGATTCTTTGTTGGTCAGTGGTTTAATAGAAGCACGTAGTCACGAACGTTTGGGTTTATTAGCTACTCATTGCCCTGAGCCAAAATTAGCAAAATTCTATCATGGTTTAATGGCATCAGAAGCACGACACTTCGGTACATATTGGGTGTTGGCTGATAGTTATTTTGACCGTGAAATTGTCATACAGAGATTAGATGAATTAGCAATTATTGAGAGTGAATTGCTAGTAAATTTACATCCTGAACCGAGAATTCATAGTTAA
- a CDS encoding Hsp20/alpha crystallin family protein, protein MAIIRWQPFQEIDALHRQMDRIFDDMLKVKRQPEMTWKPAVELQNTNDNLILRVQIPGVEAKDLDIQVTREAVAITGEHRYENKGHIRSEFRYGKFQRVIPLPIAIQNDQVQAEYKNGVLTLTLPKVAQARQQVVKINLADNTTEPVATTPTEEPQAA, encoded by the coding sequence ATGGCTATTATTCGTTGGCAACCTTTCCAAGAAATTGATGCTTTACACCGTCAAATGGATCGAATTTTTGATGATATGTTGAAAGTTAAGCGTCAGCCAGAAATGACTTGGAAACCAGCAGTTGAACTCCAAAATACGAATGATAACCTAATTTTGCGGGTTCAAATTCCTGGTGTGGAAGCAAAAGACTTAGATATTCAGGTAACAAGAGAAGCAGTTGCCATTACTGGTGAACACCGTTACGAAAACAAAGGTCATATCCGTTCAGAGTTCCGTTACGGTAAATTCCAAAGAGTGATTCCTCTGCCAATAGCAATTCAGAATGACCAAGTGCAAGCTGAGTACAAAAACGGTGTATTGACCTTGACATTACCTAAAGTTGCACAAGCGCGTCAGCAAGTAGTCAAAATCAATTTAGCAGATAACACTACTGAGCCAGTTGCAACAACCCCAACTGAAGAACCTCAAGCTGCTTAA